In Acidimicrobiia bacterium, one genomic interval encodes:
- the narI gene encoding respiratory nitrate reductase subunit gamma, translating to MSDGVLLFVVLPYVALALAIVGTVYRLKFRKFSVSSLSTQLLENRQLFWGSISFHWGVLAILVGHLLALLVPVGFQAWNGAPVRLYLLEITGFSLGLWALAGLVVLIHRRLTSRRVRVVTTPMDFVVLTLLLAQIITGLWIAVGYRWGSFWGTGVFVPWIWSLLTLRPRPELVVNVPLVLQTHATLFWLFLVAFPFSRLVHIITVPFQYLIRPWQLVTWVRRDQKTPTRVGTGV from the coding sequence ATGAGCGATGGCGTCCTGTTGTTTGTCGTGCTCCCGTATGTCGCGTTGGCGCTCGCGATTGTGGGCACGGTTTACCGGCTCAAATTCCGGAAGTTCTCTGTGTCTTCGCTGTCGACCCAGCTGCTGGAGAATCGTCAGCTCTTCTGGGGCTCGATCTCGTTTCATTGGGGGGTCCTGGCGATCCTCGTCGGTCACCTCCTGGCCCTTCTCGTCCCGGTCGGATTTCAGGCGTGGAATGGCGCCCCGGTGCGGTTGTATCTCCTCGAGATCACGGGATTCTCCCTCGGTCTGTGGGCGCTGGCGGGGCTGGTGGTGCTGATCCACCGGCGCCTTACCTCGCGGCGGGTGCGGGTGGTTACGACGCCGATGGATTTCGTAGTGCTCACGCTTCTACTCGCGCAGATCATCACCGGCCTATGGATCGCCGTCGGCTATCGCTGGGGTTCGTTCTGGGGTACCGGCGTGTTTGTGCCGTGGATCTGGTCGTTGTTGACCTTGCGGCCCCGACCGGAACTGGTGGTCAACGTCCCGCTCGTGCTGCAGACGCACGCCACCCTCTTCTGGTTGTTCCTGGTGGCGTTCCCGTTCTCAAGGTTGGTGCACATCATCACGGTGCCGTTCCAGTATCTAATCCGACCGTGGCAGTTGGTCACCTGGGTACGGCGCGACCAGAAGACCCCGACCAGGGTCGGAACCGGCGTCTGA
- a CDS encoding DegV family protein, protein MTVTVITDSVATIPSGVANETGVIVVPERFTLGEKSYLDGEMGLEEVVERIDEGFTTSGPSPGDFLQAIEEHGTDDGVLIVTVSCGLASGTHDSAHTASRLSSVPTRVLDSRTAAGAQGLAVLGATRCANLGWSLDAVAGEAEYIAGRVRLVARLDDLGWLARGGHVPYIAARAGDMVGVKPLVEVRHGKVHALRPALSDESASERLLDIWRSSNPGNARLHIAGLHALGAETAVRLLDAVRSEVEPETEFMGYFGTVMVMHSGPSLTGLAWWWDER, encoded by the coding sequence CCGTTATCACCGACAGCGTTGCCACCATCCCCTCCGGGGTAGCGAATGAGACGGGAGTGATCGTCGTCCCCGAGCGATTCACGCTCGGGGAAAAGTCTTACCTCGACGGCGAAATGGGCCTCGAGGAGGTTGTAGAGCGCATCGATGAAGGCTTCACGACTTCAGGACCGTCGCCGGGTGACTTCCTGCAAGCGATCGAGGAGCACGGAACCGATGACGGCGTGCTGATCGTCACCGTCTCTTGTGGGCTCGCCTCCGGAACCCACGACAGCGCCCACACTGCGTCGCGGCTCTCATCGGTCCCTACACGGGTCCTCGACTCGCGGACGGCAGCCGGCGCGCAGGGGCTGGCCGTCCTCGGCGCCACTCGATGCGCCAACCTCGGCTGGTCGCTCGATGCGGTAGCCGGCGAGGCTGAGTACATCGCCGGGCGGGTCCGGCTGGTCGCTCGACTGGACGATCTGGGCTGGTTGGCACGAGGAGGCCACGTCCCGTACATCGCCGCCCGGGCGGGAGACATGGTGGGGGTCAAGCCTCTGGTCGAGGTTCGCCACGGGAAGGTGCATGCTCTCCGCCCGGCTCTGAGCGACGAGTCTGCCAGTGAACGCTTGTTGGATATCTGGCGGTCATCGAATCCTGGCAACGCCCGCCTCCACATCGCCGGCCTGCACGCCCTGGGAGCAGAGACCGCCGTTCGTCTGCTGGACGCGGTCCGGTCGGAAGTTGAACCGGAAACCGAGTTCATGGGCTATTTCGGCACCGTAATGGTGATGCATTCCGGACCAAGCCTTACGGGCCTCGCCTGGTGGTGGGATGAGAGGTAG
- a CDS encoding nitrate reductase, protein MMWDFAPLAEGFEYPRPGRLEELRAAMAKLDSAGVRRHFSHFIESVGDLSLAEWEELHTRTLDLGPLFVPYVGWVIWGDNYHRGEFMAELKVAQEEAGVDAGGELPDHLAPVLRLLAVAGPVPATLLEVLPTAVAKMRGELKEAERDNPYRHLLKAISEVDVPSTVGGEQ, encoded by the coding sequence ATGATGTGGGACTTCGCGCCGCTGGCCGAGGGATTCGAATACCCCCGTCCGGGCCGCCTCGAAGAACTGCGGGCGGCGATGGCGAAGCTCGACTCGGCCGGGGTGCGTAGGCACTTCAGCCACTTCATCGAATCGGTCGGCGATCTCAGTCTCGCCGAGTGGGAAGAGCTGCACACACGAACGCTGGATCTCGGGCCCTTGTTCGTGCCGTACGTCGGCTGGGTGATTTGGGGGGACAACTATCACCGGGGGGAGTTCATGGCGGAGCTCAAGGTGGCGCAGGAGGAGGCGGGCGTCGACGCCGGTGGCGAGTTGCCCGACCATCTTGCTCCCGTGCTCCGACTCCTGGCGGTTGCCGGCCCGGTGCCGGCGACCCTCCTCGAGGTGTTGCCCACCGCGGTGGCAAAGATGCGTGGTGAGTTGAAAGAGGCAGAACGCGACAACCCGTACCGGCACCTCCTGAAAGCAATTTCCGAGGTCGATGTCCCGTCCACGGTTGGAGGTGAGCAATGA
- a CDS encoding alpha/beta fold hydrolase, whose amino-acid sequence MQGLQFVTRDGFTLQGRWLPATSNPRGTAVVIAHGFTASKDDPEVDEFARGLADAGHDVLTYDSRGHNDSEGLCTLGDSEQFDVEAAVREARLRSGTVVVFGASMGAIAALRYAATDHGLAGAVSLSSPARWRVPRSASAVLAILMTRTKLGRYLAARFLRVRIHPLWTNPPPPEALVSSIRVPLAVVHGQADSFIHTGEARRLVLAAVGPTRLELVPRMGHAFDRRGIPSIRRAIDWALATAPA is encoded by the coding sequence ATGCAAGGTCTGCAATTCGTCACTCGCGACGGCTTCACGTTGCAGGGTCGCTGGTTGCCGGCAACCTCTAATCCTCGTGGAACCGCCGTAGTCATTGCCCACGGGTTCACTGCGTCGAAGGACGATCCAGAGGTTGACGAGTTCGCTCGCGGATTGGCCGATGCCGGCCACGACGTGCTGACGTACGACTCCCGGGGTCACAACGATTCTGAAGGCCTGTGCACTTTGGGAGACAGCGAGCAGTTCGATGTGGAGGCAGCTGTGCGAGAGGCCAGGTTGAGATCCGGCACGGTGGTGGTGTTCGGTGCATCGATGGGAGCCATCGCCGCCTTGCGTTATGCCGCCACTGACCATGGGCTGGCCGGCGCCGTGAGCCTCAGTTCACCGGCGCGGTGGCGAGTCCCGAGGAGTGCCTCGGCAGTTCTGGCGATACTCATGACCCGGACGAAACTCGGCCGCTACCTGGCCGCCCGGTTTCTGCGGGTTCGCATCCACCCGCTATGGACGAATCCACCTCCCCCCGAGGCTCTGGTCTCGAGTATCAGGGTGCCTCTCGCCGTGGTCCACGGACAGGCCGATTCTTTCATCCACACCGGCGAGGCGAGACGACTGGTGCTGGCGGCGGTCGGACCAACTCGCCTCGAGCTTGTCCCACGCATGGGGCATGCATTCGACAGGAGGGGCATCCCCTCAATTCGTCGGGCAATCGATTGGGCACTGGCGACGGCTCCAGCCTGA